The nucleotide window GATAACATCCCAAGTAACGCTAGCTACTTTTTTACGATTTGGTTCACCAGATCCTGACTTTAGCTTTGCAGCTTCCAATAACTGGACAGCAGCAGGAGGAGTCTTAACAACAAAATCAAATGATTTGTCTTTGTACACAGTGATTTGCACTGGACAAATTTTGCCAGGTTTATCTTGAGTTCTAGCATTAAATTGCTTACAGAACTCCATGATGTTTACCCCAGCAGCTCCTAAAGCAGGTCCAACCGGTGGCGACGGGTTCGCAGCACCTCCCTTAACTTGTAGTTTAACTACCTTACTAATTTCTTTAGCCATTTTTAAAAAATTTAACACAACAATCATTGGAAGCGATTGCAGTGGTTATTATAGATGTAACAAAAATTATACTTTTTCAACTTGCATAAAACTCAATTCCAAAGGTGTTTTTCTACCGAAAATTTTCACCATTACCTCAAGTTTACGCTTTTCTTCATTAATTTTTTCAACTGTACCGTTAAAACCATTAAATGGACCATCGATCACTTTAATAGTTTCTCCAACGTTGAAAGGAATAGCACGAGTATCTGTGTTAACAGCTAACTCATCAACTTTACCTAGCATTCTATTTACTTCTGACATTCTTAACGGAACAGGTTCTCCTCCTTTAGTCTCTCCTAAGAATCCAATAACACTTGTAATAGACTTAATAATATGAGGAATCTCACCAACTAAATTGGCTTCCAACATAACATATCCCGGAAAATAAACTTTATCTTTAGATAATTTCTTTCCTTCTTTTACAGTAACTACTTTCTCGGTAGGCACAAGAACTTGCGAAACATAATCACTCATTCCTAAACGAGCAATTTCAGTTTCGATATAAGCTTTCACTTTATTTTCTTGTCCGCTTACTGCACGAACGACATACCACTTTTTTATATTATTATCTGCCATTAGAAAAAATTATGCTTTTATCCAATTAAAAAACACAGCTAATGTTTTTGCAAATACTTCATCTACTCCCCACGTTGCTAAAGCGAATACCACTGAAAAAACAGCAACAACGATTGTAAGACGTTGTACTTCAGCCCAAGCAGGCCAAGTTACATTTGATTTTAATTCTTCAAATGATTCTGATATGTAATTAACAACTTTTGTCATAGTGATTAGTTTATTTTGCACGGGCGGAGGGATTCGAACCCCCATCAACGGTTTTGGAGACCGCTATTCTACCCTTGAACTACGCCCGTAGAAAAAAACCAGTGTCGTAATAAGCACGACGCTGGCTTATTGAATTTATTTAGTATTAAGCTACAATTTCAGTTACCTGACCTGCACCTACTGTTCTACCACCTTCACGGATAGCGAAACGTAAACCAACACTCATAGCGATTGGGCTTAACAAAGAAACATTAATAGTTAAGTTGTCACCTGGCATTACCATCTCTACACCTTCTGGTAAAGTAATAACTCCTGTTACGTCAGTTGTACGTACGTAGAACTGTGGACGGTAGTTATTATGGAATGGAGTGTGACGTCCACCTTCTTCTTTTTTCAAGATATACACCTCAGCTTTGAAAGTAGCGTGTGGTTTAACAGATCCTGGTTTAATGATAACCATACCTCTTTTGATATCAGCTTTATCAATACCTCTCAACAACAAACCTACGTTATCTCCAGCTTCACCTCTATCAAGGATTTTACGGAACATCTCAACTCCAGTAATTGTAGAAGTCAATTTCTCAGCTCCCATACCAATGATTTCAACTGGATCTCCAGTATTAGCAACTCCAGTTTCGATACGACCTGTAGCAACAGTTCCACGACCTGTAATTGTAAATACGTCCTCAACCGGCATCAAGAATGGCTTAGCTACGTCACGTACTGGCTCTTCGATCCAGTTATCAACAGCTTCCATCAATTCAATGATTTTAGGAACCCAGTTTGGATCATTATTCAATCCTCCTAAAGCAGATCCTTGAATAACTGGACAGTTATCTCCATCATACTCATAGAAAGACAACAAGTCTCTGATTTCCATTTCAACTAACTCTAACAACTCAGCATCATCAACCATATCCACTTTGTTCATGAAAACAACGATTCTTGGAATACCTACCTGACGACCTAAAAGGATGTGCTCACGAGTTTGTGGCATTGGACCATCTGTAGCAGCAACTACTAAGATAGCTCCGTCCATTTGAGCAGCACCAGTAACCATGTTTTTTACGTAATCCGCGTGACCTGGACAGTCAACGTGAGCATAGTGACGGTTAGCTGTTTCGTACTCTACGTGAGATGTATTAATTGTAATACCTCTTTCTTTTTCTTCTGGAGCATTATCAATTTGATCAAATGATTTTGCTTGACAGTAACCAGCATCAGATAACACTTTTGTGATTGCTGCTGTTAAAGTAGTTTTACCGTGATCTACGTGTCCGATCGTACCTATATTTAGGTGTGGTTTCGAACGGTTAAAGGTTTCTTTTGCCATTTTACTTAATTTTTAATCTAGTTTATATATTTATTTCAATTTCCTACTTACTTGAGCCAACTACGGGATTTGAACCCGTGACCTCTTCCTTACCAAGGAAGCACTCTACCCCTGAGCTAAGTCGGCAGAATCCTTGATTTTTAGAAGAGCTTAAATTTTGATCTTAAATTTTTCAATCTACCACTCAAAATCCGTAATCCAAAAAAAACAATTCTTGTGGGAAGAGCAGGATTCGAACCTGCGAAGGTTACCCAACGGATTTACAGTCCGTCCTCGTTGGCCGCTTGAGTATCTTCCCAACTTTTTCTATTAAAACTTTTACCTTTTGAGCCGATAGAGGGACTCGAACCCACGACCTGCTGATTACAAATCAGCTGCTCTAGCCAGCTGAGCTACATCGGCGTTATCAATAAAAAAAGTCCGCTATTTCTAACGGACTGCAAATGTAGATATTTTATCCTTTAATCAAAACATTTTTTGAAAAAAATTTTAATTAAATATGTGCTCTTAACTTTTCTTTACGTTTCACCAACAATCTTTCCAGCGATTCCGCCGCCTGCTCTACAGCCTCCTCAAAGGATTTACACTGCTTCTTAACCAAAAAATCATCCCCAGGGACATTAATCTTTACCTCCACAATTTTATTTTCCTTTTCACTAGTCTTTTCCACTTTCATAAAAACATCTGAAGAGACAACTCTATCATAATATTTCTCCAACTTATCCATTCTCTCTTGAACGAAATCTACCAGCTTTTTGTCAACAGTAAAGTTAACTGCATGAACATTTACCTTCATAATCAATCTTTTTATATGGTTAAACATTTCAAGAATTACTTTTTATTCCTAGGATGAGCCTCCTGATACACCTTTTTAAGTTCTGACAAACTACTATGCGTATAAATCTGCGTGGAAGCCAAACTAGAATGTCCTAATAACTCTTTAACTGAATTCAAATCGGCTCCATTATTCAATAAGTGAGTCGCAAACGTATGTCTTAATATATGCGGACTCTTTTTTACCTTTTCGGAGACACTACTAAAGTATGAATTTATTAATCGATACACAAAAGAATCATTCAATTTTAACCCTTTTTTTATGAGAAATAAATAATCCCCATCAACTATATTTTCCAATTTTGAACGCTCTCTTATATATAAAGATAGTTGCTCAGCCACTATTGGCAAAATCGGCAAAATGCGTTCTTTATTCCTTTTTCCCAACACCTTTAAAGTTCCACTCATCAAATTAACATTAAAAAGCTTTAAATGAATCAACTCAGTCCTGCGCATTCCCGAAGTATAAAACAACTCCACAATAAGCTTATCCCTAATTTCCTGAAAATCGTCAGAGGTTGATTTTTGAGACAAAGCCTCGACCAACTCTTTTTCAGAAAATGGAATTTGAAGTTTTTTTTCCGTTTTTAAAACCTTGTGTTTCAACAACGGATTAACCTGAATTTGTTTTGTTTTTAAAAGAAATTTATAAAAAGATTTTAAAGAAGCAATCTTTCTATTTATTGTAGTATTCGAAATCCCATCCTCAACAAGCGAAACAATCCAACTTCTAATTTGACTGTAATTTACCTGATCAATGGCTTCCTCACCAAAACACTCCTTATTAAATGATTCAAAATAACCAACATCATTCAAATAAGCATTAATGGTATGTGGAGAATATTTTTTTTCTAATTGCAAATAATCCCTAAATGCATCTTTATTAT belongs to Flavobacterium aquiphilum and includes:
- the rplK gene encoding 50S ribosomal protein L11 codes for the protein MAKEISKVVKLQVKGGAANPSPPVGPALGAAGVNIMEFCKQFNARTQDKPGKICPVQITVYKDKSFDFVVKTPPAAVQLLEAAKLKSGSGEPNRKKVASVTWDVIKAIAEDKMVDLNAFTIESAMSMIAGTARSMGITVSGDSPF
- the nusG gene encoding transcription termination/antitermination protein NusG — its product is MADNNIKKWYVVRAVSGQENKVKAYIETEIARLGMSDYVSQVLVPTEKVVTVKEGKKLSKDKVYFPGYVMLEANLVGEIPHIIKSITSVIGFLGETKGGEPVPLRMSEVNRMLGKVDELAVNTDTRAIPFNVGETIKVIDGPFNGFNGTVEKINEEKRKLEVMVKIFGRKTPLELSFMQVEKV
- the secE gene encoding preprotein translocase subunit SecE; translated protein: MTKVVNYISESFEELKSNVTWPAWAEVQRLTIVVAVFSVVFALATWGVDEVFAKTLAVFFNWIKA
- the tuf gene encoding elongation factor Tu — translated: MAKETFNRSKPHLNIGTIGHVDHGKTTLTAAITKVLSDAGYCQAKSFDQIDNAPEEKERGITINTSHVEYETANRHYAHVDCPGHADYVKNMVTGAAQMDGAILVVAATDGPMPQTREHILLGRQVGIPRIVVFMNKVDMVDDAELLELVEMEIRDLLSFYEYDGDNCPVIQGSALGGLNNDPNWVPKIIELMEAVDNWIEEPVRDVAKPFLMPVEDVFTITGRGTVATGRIETGVANTGDPVEIIGMGAEKLTSTITGVEMFRKILDRGEAGDNVGLLLRGIDKADIKRGMVIIKPGSVKPHATFKAEVYILKKEEGGRHTPFHNNYRPQFYVRTTDVTGVITLPEGVEMVMPGDNLTINVSLLSPIAMSVGLRFAIREGGRTVGAGQVTEIVA
- the hpf gene encoding ribosome hibernation-promoting factor, HPF/YfiA family, whose amino-acid sequence is MKVNVHAVNFTVDKKLVDFVQERMDKLEKYYDRVVSSDVFMKVEKTSEKENKIVEVKINVPGDDFLVKKQCKSFEEAVEQAAESLERLLVKRKEKLRAHI
- a CDS encoding tyrosine-type recombinase/integrase: MAINNKDAFRDYLQLEKKYSPHTINAYLNDVGYFESFNKECFGEEAIDQVNYSQIRSWIVSLVEDGISNTTINRKIASLKSFYKFLLKTKQIQVNPLLKHKVLKTEKKLQIPFSEKELVEALSQKSTSDDFQEIRDKLIVELFYTSGMRRTELIHLKLFNVNLMSGTLKVLGKRNKERILPILPIVAEQLSLYIRERSKLENIVDGDYLFLIKKGLKLNDSFVYRLINSYFSSVSEKVKKSPHILRHTFATHLLNNGADLNSVKELLGHSSLASTQIYTHSSLSELKKVYQEAHPRNKK